A portion of the Pithys albifrons albifrons isolate INPA30051 chromosome 1, PitAlb_v1, whole genome shotgun sequence genome contains these proteins:
- the CD2 gene encoding T-cell surface antigen CD2: protein MNFRRIFLVKCLLLLLPSVKCSVVNQIYKAVNETAFLSIAVPGHIYEAKWKKDGKRLGMIKNNEVKYYVNKDECRCAILQNGTLQIRHVVKGDTGNYTVTVHEKDGKFKAEEATLFFVQDPVPQPILNGECVNKTAFVKCEVNQKAKDEAFIIELIQPNERKIQNNTSMLELQTRLSGTFRCVVKNQASEKMAEKVIKCSGKLDLRLILITAGGAVFFVILGIWLTYCIRRKKTNKCEDDDEERMMQALPPEREKAVRELPPTPCAPTPRQLRVQQRPLPQPQGQQRPLPQPQGQQQAQPPRPRPRTQPRTPPHPKERP from the exons ATGAACTTTAGGAGGATTTTCCTAGTCAAGTGCTTGCTGCTTTTATTGCCCAGTGTAAAAT GCTCTGTCGTCAACCAGATTTACAAGGCAGTGAATGAGACAGCTTTTCTCAGCATTGCTGTTCCTGGGCACATATATGAAGCAAAGTggaagaaagatggaaaaaggCTGGGTATGatcaaaaataatgaagttaAGTACTATGTAAACAAGGATGAGTGCAGGTGTGCGATACTCCAAAATGGGACTCTACAAATACGTCATGTGGTGAAAGGGGACACTGGAAATTACACAGTGACTGTTCATGAGAAGGATGGAAAATTCAAGGCAGAAGAAGCAACACTGTTCTTTGTTCAGG aCCCTGTCCCTCAGCCAATCCTCAATGGTGAGTGTGTGAATAAAACTGCATTTGTCAAGTGTGAAGTGAACCAGAAGGCTAAAGATGAAGCATTTATAATAGAACTGATTCAGCCTAATGAgagaaaaatccaaaataacACATCAATGTTGGAATTGCAGACACGGCTTTCTGGGACATTCAGATGTGTTGTTAAGAACCAAGCCAGTGAAAAAATGGCTGAAAAAGTAATTAAGTGCTCAG GCAAGCTGGACCTTCGTCTCATCTTAATCACAGCAGGAGGTGCAGTTTTTTTTGTCATCCTTGGGATTTGGCTTACTTATTGTAtcaggaggaagaaaacaaacaagtgtGAAGATGATG ATGAGGAGCGGATGATGCAGGCGCTGCCGCCGGAGCGGGAGAAGGCGGTGCGGGAGCTGCCCCCGACGCCGTGCGCTCCCACCCCGAGGCAGCTGCGGGTGCAGCAGAGGccgctgccccagccccaggggcagcagcGACCGCTGCCTCAGCCTcaagggcagcagcaggcacagcccccgcggccccggccccgcactCAGCCCCGGACTCCACCCCATCCAAAAGAACGGCCTTAA
- the LOC139675776 gene encoding uncharacterized protein isoform X2: MDFCSPFTLQCLLLIMTVTHGFATWTSVLSGGSAIFSVGTQSLQSLSRMIKKDRVCVTTVLNDTLLAECGNSASRCLNWQNGSLVLKSVEKEDEGKYEFVFHNTTRYFTLEVFEPTIGIQCFPNGAAELSCNATSSEITTFRWQLSGKELSAPGACVKDGGRKVRLDKTVPGEFVCVVSHGSSVTRTRPVALSCSYGDLLQHPWFIYILSGCAVGLLILVVVLPSVICCCMKRKHKFIPVPSEEKDDGLTMSVVSSEGVKSPPNGDHVEAQAAPADRPPKPDAAQTGQGIEPQALVEENLAVQIEAEEIPDPEVIVDAESHEDASDCFPDPTDD; this comes from the exons ATGGATTTCTGCTCTCCTTTTACTCTGCAGTGCTTGCTGCTCATAATGACCGTTACCCATG GCTTTGCCACCTGGACCAGTGTGCTCAGTGGCGGCTCAGCAATCTTTTCTGTGGGAACCCAAAGCCTGCAGAGCCTCTCCAGAATGATCAAGAAGGACAGGGTATGCGTGACAACTGTCTTAAATGATACTTTGTTGGCTGAGTGTGGCAATTCTGCCAGTAGATGCCTGAACTGGCAGAATGGCTCCCTAGTGCTGAAGAGTGTGGAGAAAGAGGACGAAGGAAAATACGAATTTGTTTTTCACAACACCACCAGATATTTTACCCTGGAAGTATTTG AGCCGACCATTGGTATCCAGTGCTTCCCTAACGGGGCTGCAGAGTTGTCCTGCAATGCAACCAGCAGCGAGATCACGACCTTTCGGTGGCAGCTGAGCGGGAAGGAGCTGAGTGCCCCCGGGGCTTGCGTTAAGGACGGCGGGAGGAAGGTTCGCCTGGACAAAACCGTGCCGGGggaatttgtgtgtgtggtttccCACGGGAGCAGCGTCACAAGGACCAGGCCTGTTGCACTGTCTTGCAGCTATG GAGACCTGCTGCAGCACCCCTGGTTCATTTACATCCTGTCTGGGTGTGCAGTAGGTCTGCTTATCCTGGTGGTGGTCCTGCCCTCGGTCATATGTTGCTGCATGAAGAGGAAACACAAGTTCATCCCAGTGCCTTCAG AGGAGAAGGATGATGGACTGACCATGTCAGTGGTGTCCAGTGAAGGTGTGAAGAGCCCCCCCAATGGAGACCACGTCGAGGCTCAAGCTGCCCCAGCTGACCGCCCTCCAAAGCCTG atGCTGCCCAGACTGGTCAAGGCATTGAGCCCCAGGCACTGGTGGAAGAAAACTTAGCAGTGCAGATAGAAGCTGAGGAAATCCCAGACCCTGAGGTCATAGTTGATGCAGAAAGCCATGAAGATGCCTCAGACTGTTTCCCAGATCCAACTGATGACTGA
- the LOC139675776 gene encoding uncharacterized protein isoform X1, which yields MIKTGCCCESLEQTCEFGTLGARGFATWTSVLSGGSAIFSVGTQSLQSLSRMIKKDRVCVTTVLNDTLLAECGNSASRCLNWQNGSLVLKSVEKEDEGKYEFVFHNTTRYFTLEVFEPTIGIQCFPNGAAELSCNATSSEITTFRWQLSGKELSAPGACVKDGGRKVRLDKTVPGEFVCVVSHGSSVTRTRPVALSCSYGDLLQHPWFIYILSGCAVGLLILVVVLPSVICCCMKRKHKFIPVPSEEKDDGLTMSVVSSEGVKSPPNGDHVEAQAAPADRPPKPDAAQTGQGIEPQALVEENLAVQIEAEEIPDPEVIVDAESHEDASDCFPDPTDD from the exons GCTTTGCCACCTGGACCAGTGTGCTCAGTGGCGGCTCAGCAATCTTTTCTGTGGGAACCCAAAGCCTGCAGAGCCTCTCCAGAATGATCAAGAAGGACAGGGTATGCGTGACAACTGTCTTAAATGATACTTTGTTGGCTGAGTGTGGCAATTCTGCCAGTAGATGCCTGAACTGGCAGAATGGCTCCCTAGTGCTGAAGAGTGTGGAGAAAGAGGACGAAGGAAAATACGAATTTGTTTTTCACAACACCACCAGATATTTTACCCTGGAAGTATTTG AGCCGACCATTGGTATCCAGTGCTTCCCTAACGGGGCTGCAGAGTTGTCCTGCAATGCAACCAGCAGCGAGATCACGACCTTTCGGTGGCAGCTGAGCGGGAAGGAGCTGAGTGCCCCCGGGGCTTGCGTTAAGGACGGCGGGAGGAAGGTTCGCCTGGACAAAACCGTGCCGGGggaatttgtgtgtgtggtttccCACGGGAGCAGCGTCACAAGGACCAGGCCTGTTGCACTGTCTTGCAGCTATG GAGACCTGCTGCAGCACCCCTGGTTCATTTACATCCTGTCTGGGTGTGCAGTAGGTCTGCTTATCCTGGTGGTGGTCCTGCCCTCGGTCATATGTTGCTGCATGAAGAGGAAACACAAGTTCATCCCAGTGCCTTCAG AGGAGAAGGATGATGGACTGACCATGTCAGTGGTGTCCAGTGAAGGTGTGAAGAGCCCCCCCAATGGAGACCACGTCGAGGCTCAAGCTGCCCCAGCTGACCGCCCTCCAAAGCCTG atGCTGCCCAGACTGGTCAAGGCATTGAGCCCCAGGCACTGGTGGAAGAAAACTTAGCAGTGCAGATAGAAGCTGAGGAAATCCCAGACCCTGAGGTCATAGTTGATGCAGAAAGCCATGAAGATGCCTCAGACTGTTTCCCAGATCCAACTGATGACTGA
- the LOC139675776 gene encoding uncharacterized protein isoform X3, with protein MIKTGCCCESLEQTCEFGTLGARGFATWTSVLSGGSAIFSVGTQSLQSLSRMIKKDRVCVTTVLNDTLLAECGNSASRCLNWQNGSLVLKSVEKEDEGKYEFVFHNTTRYFTLEVFEPTIGIQCFPNGAAELSCNATSSEITTFRWQLSGKELSAPGACVKDGGRKVRLDKTVPGEFVCVVSHGSSVTRTRPVALSCSYGDLLQHPWFIYILSGCAVGLLILVVVLPSVICCCMKRKHKFIPVPSDAAQTGQGIEPQALVEENLAVQIEAEEIPDPEVIVDAESHEDASDCFPDPTDD; from the exons GCTTTGCCACCTGGACCAGTGTGCTCAGTGGCGGCTCAGCAATCTTTTCTGTGGGAACCCAAAGCCTGCAGAGCCTCTCCAGAATGATCAAGAAGGACAGGGTATGCGTGACAACTGTCTTAAATGATACTTTGTTGGCTGAGTGTGGCAATTCTGCCAGTAGATGCCTGAACTGGCAGAATGGCTCCCTAGTGCTGAAGAGTGTGGAGAAAGAGGACGAAGGAAAATACGAATTTGTTTTTCACAACACCACCAGATATTTTACCCTGGAAGTATTTG AGCCGACCATTGGTATCCAGTGCTTCCCTAACGGGGCTGCAGAGTTGTCCTGCAATGCAACCAGCAGCGAGATCACGACCTTTCGGTGGCAGCTGAGCGGGAAGGAGCTGAGTGCCCCCGGGGCTTGCGTTAAGGACGGCGGGAGGAAGGTTCGCCTGGACAAAACCGTGCCGGGggaatttgtgtgtgtggtttccCACGGGAGCAGCGTCACAAGGACCAGGCCTGTTGCACTGTCTTGCAGCTATG GAGACCTGCTGCAGCACCCCTGGTTCATTTACATCCTGTCTGGGTGTGCAGTAGGTCTGCTTATCCTGGTGGTGGTCCTGCCCTCGGTCATATGTTGCTGCATGAAGAGGAAACACAAGTTCATCCCAGTGCCTTCAG atGCTGCCCAGACTGGTCAAGGCATTGAGCCCCAGGCACTGGTGGAAGAAAACTTAGCAGTGCAGATAGAAGCTGAGGAAATCCCAGACCCTGAGGTCATAGTTGATGCAGAAAGCCATGAAGATGCCTCAGACTGTTTCCCAGATCCAACTGATGACTGA